From the Colletotrichum lupini chromosome 10, complete sequence genome, one window contains:
- a CDS encoding glycosyl hydrolase family 92, producing the protein MRRAALLHLTSTLVAAQSADLASHVLTDTGSVGGGNTFPGVSRPLGMVKLGPDLENGVDAYSGYLPAGNVTGFSMLHESGTGGAPKYGVVNQMPVVGVLDNPLQVNQSTDTRARPDETELGYYRAFLGSGVVVELGASERAGMYAYTFPGNNGSGASNNIIVDVSHVLPSYRGQGLGQNYLGGGIEVFDTSDGVHYEGYGYYDNVSPSPSCSRATTETSDQGWNRAAEWKVFFCGHFDQHPSSFKTFLGTDLTSDVLSAYGNEATSYGSRTQRLGAVFTFANPAVTSRVGVSFISTAQACRNVNVEIPAGTSLSTVRTATREAWTTEVLSKVATTETNTTKLDQLYTALYFMNLLPTNKTGENPLWESSEPYYDDIFTFWDTFRCTTSLLQILQPQAHEEFIRSTIDIWRFTGYASDARSSFFNGAVQGGSNADNVLADAYVKNVRGAVDWTDGLAAMLTNGETPPPPNNDPRDPSSSTKEGRGALPDWLDLGFISPTYARAVTRAVEYAVNDYAISQVARGLGQNDTADAYLQRSRNWRNHWNENMTAHGFNGFLGPRNADGSFPLPAQDPLDCGGCYWAEAYYQATPWEYTFNAHHDAAHLIDLAGGPELYAARLEKTFEPGGYAGNAAFGNTIFNPGNEPSFGTPYLFNFVNKQHLAVRHARFVAKSYYKPTPDGLPGNSDAGAMESWLLWNMIGLYPLTGQTTFLIGSPWFSDLTIALGGGRELKITSTGGSEDVYYVQSLRVNGQAWDKTWVTWDDIFAGGGTLEFELGPEPVEWATGELPPSPASVVGGQKEEVAALRQQRQRRSR; encoded by the exons ATGCGCCGAGCCGCTCTACTCCACCTCACATCCACCCTGGTGGCAGCGCAGTCCGCCGACCTAGCCAGCCATGTCCTAACAGAC ACCGGCTCCGTGGGAGGCGGAAACACCTTCCCGGGCGTCTCCCGCCCGCTGGGCATGGTCAAGCTAGGCCCGGACCTCGAAAACGGCGTCGACGCCTACTCAGGCTACCTCCCCGCCGGCAATGTCACCGGCTTCTCCATGCTCCACGAGTCGGGTACCGGCGGGGCGCCCAAGTACGGCGTCGTCAACCAGATGCCCGTGGTAGGCGTTCTCGACAACCCGCTCCAGGTTAACCAGAGCACAGATACCCGGGCCCGGCCGGATGAGACGGAGCTCGGGTATTACAGGGCGTTCCTCGGGTCCGGGGTCGTGGTGGAGTTGGGGGCTTCGGAGAGGGCTGGGATGTATGCGTACACGTTTCCTGGGAACAATGGCAGTGGCGCGAGCAACAATATCATTGTTGATGTCTCGCATGTTCTGCCATCGTACAGGGGGCAAGGTCTCGGGCAAAACTACCTCGGCGGAGGAATCGAGGTATTCGATACCAGCGATGGGGTTCACTACGAAGGATACGGGTACTACGATAATGTAAGTCCATCGCCTTCATGTTCTCGAGCCACGACTGAGACCTCGGACCAGGGCTGGAACCGCGCCGCCGAGTGGAAAGTCTTCTTCTGCGGCCACTTTGACCAGCACCCCTCCTCCTTCAAAACCTTCCTCGGCACCGATCTCACATCAGACGTCCTCTCCGCATACGGCAATGAAGCGACCTCGTACGGATCTCGCACGCAGCGCCTAGGTGCCGTCTTCACATTCGCTAACCCGGCCGTCACCTCCCGCGTCGGCGTATCCTTCATCTCGACCGCCCAAGCATGCCGCAACGTCAACGTCGAGATCCCCGCGGGGACAAGCCTCTCGACCGTCAGGACGGCAACCCGCGAGGCGTGGACGACAGAGGTGCTCTCCAAAGTGGCGACGACAGAGACCAACACAACCAAGTTGGACCAGCTGTACACGGCCTTGTACTTTATGAATCTCCTCCCCACCAACAAGACGGGCGAGAACCCGCTCTGGGAGTCGTCCGAGCCGTACTACGATGACATCTTCACCTTCTGGGATACC TTCCGCTGCACCACATCCCTACTCCAAATCCTCCAACCCCAAGCCCACGAAGAATTCATCCGCTCCACAATCGACATCTGGCGCTTCACAGGCTACGCCTCGGACGCCcgctcctccttcttcaacGGCGCCGTCCAGGGCGGCTCCAACGCAGACAACGTCCTCGCAGACGCCTACGTCAAGAACGTCCGCGGCGCCGTCGACTGGACGGACGGCCTCGCCGCCATGCTCACAAACGGCGAAACCCCCCCGCCACCCAACAACGACCCGCGCGACCCCTCCTCATCCACAAAGGAAGGCCGCGGCGCCCTCCCGGACTGGCTCGACCTCGGCTTCATCTCCCCAACCTACGCCCGCGCCGTCACCCGCGCGGTAGAGTATGCCGTCAACGACTATGCCATCTCCCAAGTCGCGCGGGGCCTGGGCCAGAACGACACGGCGGACGCCTACCTACAGCGCTCCCGCAACTGGCGCAACCACTGGAACGAAAACATGACGGCCCACGGCTTCAACGGTTTCCTCGGCCCCCGCAACGCAGACGGCTCGTTCCCCCTCCCGGCACAAGACCCCCTCGACTGCGGCGGCTGCTACTGGGCCGAGGCGTACTACCAAGCCACGCCGTGGGAATACACCTTCAACGCGCACCACGACGCCGCGCACCTCATCGACCTCGCCGGCGGACCCGAGCTCTACGCCGCGCGCCTGGAAAAGACGTTTGAACCGGGCGGGTACGCGGGCAACGCCGCGTTCGGCAACACAATCTTCAACCCGGGCAACGAGCCCTCCTTCGGCACGCCGTACCTCTTCAACTTTGTCAACAAGCAGCACCTCGCCGTGCGCCACGCCCGCTTCGTCGCCAAGTCGTACTACAAGCCCACGCCGGACGGGTTACCGGGGAACTCGGACGCGGGAGCAATGGAATCCTGGCTGCTCTGGAACATGATTGGTCTCTACCCCCTTACGGGCCAGACAACGTTCCTCATCGGCTCACCCTGGTTTTCCGACTTGACCATCGCCCTTGGTGGTGGTCGCGAGTTGAAGATTACCTCGACGGGTGGGTCCGAGGACGTGTACTACGTCCAGAGCCTGCGCGTCAACGGACAGGCGTGGGACAAGACGTGGGTGACGTGGGATGATATCTTTGCCGGGGGCGGGACGCTGGAGTTTGAGCTGGGGCCAGAGCCGGTGGAGTGGGCCACGGGAGAGCTGCCACCGAGCCCGGCGAGCGTCGTCGGTGGTCAGAAGGAGGAGGTTGCGGCGCTGAGACAGCAACGGCAGCGGCGGTCGCGATGA
- a CDS encoding exocyst complex component Sec5, whose product MSSDYERTILDFYQLPNPYPDEWPAEKNQSDASDDEDEAKDEKKAKLQRRKSRYQALERAVSDRRSIIPGAQSDKGGVANIVQRDEPDPLGTTDSVVRTLRQLGVPIQDDPRLRNRFLLSSTTFSPALFLSQMHATADTQSLLTGLDMLSQSIDQKSASLKVLVETNFERFVKAKATIDNVYKEMKYRGAEPPPPPTTGRARAHSRHASRSSFRGSNGGMNLAASLGSPTSDARKKNALVKESEYGVSGIKAPLLDVSAKAEDVWGPALGGREKEENLKVVSANLDQFKEYVELSSAIAESIKRRDYESLVEEYNKARKFSDDARALAANAAAGSSSQTDIYQIVLAARIWHDVDEQIQAFKRDVWRKLVTLHGVSKADNLGQQDQHMELISLLLELGVDDNPIWVWLLSRYDHLKGKIQSTSDRSKVEVEVLRRRLANADKPGAHAVASHLRSLGRAAVENKIASADSADVIELWEKMLAFLSSILSAQGILGEVLDFWQTVQGFLEGKIQRTLPLGYNGESQVHHQLPEERAGDLQKGTLELVDLIRETVFAFFAGPPPEDISLLFSPLPLSPKSPPSAGAGNLTPTGFLDPRLNLDPNNIPPPSPKRGETWEKLAFWPPWSNSVSGVHYLSKMLALVGSGASDLASIGPVANGLDPGVLDRLKTLVNISRERCVTALCAAWNKDAENIKFVEDWYRSPELGDLTRMPSSFSAFEGALLTGMQKILYISEAMSKPGAGDIVLPPPSKLLQMVRSQYVTTLYKALSGMVENAERSVKKADDDWTTDMDGTIVASAAPAPSGGRATLDAGDRNVRMLLTLSNLQSLRAKVVPSLNSQFENAFSVKLSDESKTIKDVLGQIDARLFQSYTRPSIEELRNIVRAGVASPDWVPEVGQKPREARPYVYEALLSLVLVHTQVSTTAPTLTSQVLSYLLEQTSRELLEAFRTRQRYTLEALMQATLDVEFVAQTLSQYTTDRASALQSEIYQELDGRTDNDARARLQSELPEMRSVLKRLREASKNEFTCFRKIKRPGIGPSRTGTGDSAASIKG is encoded by the exons ATGTCGTCAGATTACGAGAGAACTATCCTGGATTTTTACCAGCTTCCCAACCCTTACCCTGACGAATGGCCAGCCGAGAAGAACCAGAGCGATGCATCCGACGATGAGGACGAGGCCAAGGACGAGAAGAAGGCGAAGCTGCAGCGCCGCAAGTCGCGATACCAGGCACTCGAGAGAGCCGTCAGTGACCGACGCAGCATAATCCCCGGCGCCCAGTCGGACAAGGGAGGTGTCGCCAACATTGTCCAGCGCGACGAGCCCGATCCCTTGGGCACCACCGACAGTGTCGTCAGGACCCTCCGCCAGCTGGGAGTCCCCATTCAGGACGATCCGCGCTTGC GCAATCGATTCCTCCTGTCCTCGACCACCTTCTCTCCCGCCTTGTTCCTCTCGCAAATGCACGCGACTGCCGACACCCAAAGCTTGTTGACCGGCCTGGACATGCTGTCTCAGTCAATCGATCAAAAATCCGCATCACTTAAGGTTCTGGTGGAGACCAACTTTGAGCGCTTCGTCAAGGCCAAGGCTACCATTGATAATGTGTACAAGGAGATGAAGTATCGCGGCGCCGAgccgcctccgccgccaACCACGGGCCGTGCTCGAGCTCACTCCCGCCACGCGAGTCGCAGCAGCTTCCGAGGCAGCAACGGCGGCATGAACCTCGCCGCGTCCCTCGGATCCCCCACCTCGGACGCTCGTAAGAAGAACGCCCTGGTCAAGGAAAGCGAGTACGGAGTCTCGGGAATCAAGGCGCCTCTTCTGGACGTCTCTGCCAAGGCGGAAGATGTGTGGGGTCCGGCGCTGGGAGGACgtgagaaggaggagaatCTCAAGGTCGTGTCGGCGAACCTGGATCAGTTCAAGGAGTACGTCGAACTTAGCTCTGCCATTGCCGAGAGCATCAAACGAAGAGACTACGAGAGTCTCGTGGAGGAGTACAACAAGGCGCGCAAGTTCTCAGACGATGCAAGAGCACTGGCTGCCAACGCCGCTGCGGGCTCTTCGAGCCAAACCGACATCTATCAGATCGTTTTGGCGGCACGCATATGGCACGATGTGGACGAGCAGATCCAGGCCTTCAAACGGGATGTCTGGCGGAAGCTCGTCACCCTCCACGGCGTCTCCAAGGCTGACAACCTGGGCCAGCAAGACCAGCACATGGAGTTGATTAGTCTGCTTCTCGAGCTGGGCGTCGACGACAACCCCATCTGGGTCTGGCTGCTTAGTCGGTACGACCACCTCAAGGGCAAGATTCAGTCAACGTCAGACCGCTCCAAGGTCGAGGTGGAAGTACTCCGACGACGCCTGGCCAACGCCGACAAGCCCGGAGCGCACGCGGTTGCATCGCATCTGCGGTCTCTGGGGCGCGCGGCCGTGGAGAATAAGATAGCCTCGGCTGACTCCGCCGACGTTATAGAGCTGTGGGAAAAGATGCTGGCGTTCTTATCGAGTATCCTATCGGCTCAAGGCATCCTGGGAGAGGTGTTGGACTTTTGGCAGACGGTTCAAGGCTTCCTGGAGGGCAAGATCCAGCGCACGCTGCCTTTGGGGTACAATGGAGAATCGCAAGTCCATCACCAGCTACCAGAGGAGCGTGCTGGAGATTTGCAAAAGGGCACGCTGGAGCTAGTCGACTTGATTCGCGAAACAGTCTTTGCCTTTTTCGCGGGCCCGCCACCCGAGGATATCTCGTTGCTCTTCTCGCCCCTCCCCCTATCACCCAAGAGTCCGCCCTCTGCAGGAGCCGGAAACCTCACACCCACCGGGTTTTTGGATCCTCGGCTGAACCTCGACCCTAACAACATTCCTCCTCCTTCGCCCAAGCGCGGCGAGACGTGGGAGAAGCTAGCGTTTTGGCCTCCGTGGTCCAATTCCGTCAGTGGTGTCCACTACCTTTCCAAGATGCTCGCCCTGGTAGGTTCGGGCGCGTCCGACTTGGCGAGCATCGGCCCCGTCGCGAATGGACTGGACCCTGGCGTCTTGGACAGGCTCAAGACGCTTGTCAACATTTCCAGAGAACGATGCGTCACCGCTCTTTGCGCAGCATGGAACAAGGACGCTGAGAATATCAAGTTCGTCGAGGACTGGTACCGATCACCCGAGCTGGGCGACCTCACCCGCATGCCCTCGAGCTTTTCCGCCTTTGAAGGCGCGTTGCTTACAGGCATGCAGAAGATCCTGTACATATCCGAAGCCATGTCAAAGCCTGGTGCGGGGGATATTGTCCTCCCACCGCCTAGTAAACTCTTGCAGATGGTCAGAAGCCAGTACGTCACGACGCTCTATAAGGCGTTGAGCGGCATGGTGGAGAACGCCGAGCGATCTGTCAAGAAGGCCGACGACGATTGGACAACGGATATGGACGGCACCATTGTCGCCTCCGCCGCACCCGCTCCCAGCGGCGGAAGAGCGACACTCGACGCGGGAGACAGG AACGTCCGTATGCTCCTTACTCTCAGCAATTTGCAGTCACTCCGCGCCAAGGTCGTGCCGAGTCTCAACTCGCAGTTTGAGAATGCCTTCTCGGTCAAACTAAGCGATGAATCCAAAACGATCAAGGATGTTCTGGGCCAGATTGACGCTAGGCTCTTCCAATCATACACCCGCCCATCCATTGAGGAGCTGCGCAACATTGTCAGAGCCGGGGTTGCCTCGCCCGACTGGGTCCCCGAGGTGGGCCAGAAACCGCGGGAAGCGAGACCCTACGTCTACGAAGCTCTCCTCAGTCTCGTGCTCGTCCACACCCAAGTCTCGACCACGGCACCCACGCTCACCTCGCAGGTGCTCTCGTACCTCCTCGAGCAAACCAGCCGTGAGCTTCTCGAGGCGTTCCGCACGCGACAGAGATACACCCTCGAGGCGCTGATGCAGGCCACCTTGGACGTCGAGTTCGTCGCCCAGACGCTCAGCCAGTACACCACCGACCGTGCCTCGGCGCTCCAGAGCGAGATTTACCAGGAGCTCGATGGGCGCACCGATAAcgacgcgcgcgcgcgcctgCAGAGCGAGCTTCCCGAGATGAGGAGCGTGTTGAAGCGACTGCGCGAGGCGAGCAAGAACGAGTTTACGTGTTTCAGGAAGATCAAGCGGCCCGGCATCGGACCCTCGAGGACGGGCACCGGTGACTCTGCGGCGAGTATCAAGGGCTAG
- a CDS encoding isocitrate dehydrogenase subunit 2, whose amino-acid sequence MLAARTFAAPLRQQAMRAAPRAAAVSQFQNSRFYSSERVAKFHGVKDSNGNYPVSLIEGDGIGPEISQAVKDIFAAAKAPVTWEPVDVTPILKDGKTAIPDAAIESIKRNKVALKGPLATPIGKGHVSLNLTLRRTFNLFANLRPCRSVAGYKTPYDNVDTVLIRENTEGEYSGIEHVVVDGVVQSIKLITREASERVLRFAFQQAQEIGRKKVRVVHKATIMKMSDGLFLKTARDVAKDFPEIEFDAELLDNTCLKMVTDPLPYNDKVLVMPNLYGDILSDMCAGLIGGLGLTPSGNIGDECSIFEAVHGSAPDIAGKGLANPTALLLSSMMMLRHMSLGEYADRIEKAAFDTLAEGKALTGDLGGKAKTNEFAGAIISKL is encoded by the exons ATGCTGGCCGCCCGTACTTTCGCTGCGCCTCTTCGGCAGCAGGCCATGCGCGCCGCTccccgcgccgccgccgtctctCAGTTCCAG AACTCCAGATTCTACTCGAGCGAGCGTGTCGCCAAGTTCCACGGTGTCAAGGACTCCAAT GGCAACTACCCCGTCTCCCTGATCGAGGGTGACGGTATCGGTCCCGAGATCTCCCAGGCCGTCAAGGACATCTTTGCCGCGGCCAAGGCCCCCGTTACCTGGGAGCCCGTCGATGTCACCCCCATCCTCAAGGACGGCAAGACCGCCATCCCCGATGCCGCCATTGAGAGCATCAAGCGCAACAAGGTCGCCCTCAAGGGACCCCTCGCC ACCCCCATTGGCAAGGGCCACGTCTCCCTGAACCTGACTCTCCGCCGCACCTTCAACCTGTTCGCCAACCTCCGTCCCTGCCGATCCGTCGCTGGCTACAAGACCCCCTACGACAACGTCGACACCGTCCTCATCCGTGAGAACACCGAGGGTGAATACTCTGGTATTGAGCACGTCGTCGTCGACGGTGTCGTCCAGTCCATCAAGCTCATCACCCGCGAGGCTTCCGAGCGCGTCCTCCGCTTCGCCTTCCAGCAGGCCCAGGAGATTGGCCGCAAGAAGGTCCGCGTCGTCCACAAGGCCACCATCATGAAGATGTCCGACGGTCTCTTCCTCAAGACCGCCCGCGACGTCGCCAAGGACTTCCCCGAGATCGAGTTCGACGCCGAGCTCCTCGACAACACCTGCCTGAAGATGGTCACCGACCCCCTCCCCTACAACGACAAGGTCCTCGTCATGCCCAACCTGTACGGTGACATTCTCTCCGACATGTGCGCCGGTCTCATTGGTGGTCTCGGTCTCACCCCCTCCGGCAACATTGGTGACGAGTGCTCCATCTTCGAGGCCGTCCACGGCTCCGCCCCCGACATTGCCGGAAAGGGCCTGGCCAACCCCACCGCTCTGCTCCTCAGCTCCATGATGATGCTGAGACACATGAGCCTCGGCGAGTACGCCGACAGAATCGAGAAGGCCGCTTTTGATACCCTCGCGGAAGGAAAGGCCCTCACCGGCGACTTGGGCGGCAAGGCCAAGACTAACGAGTTTGCCGGCGCCATCATTTCCAAGTTGTAG
- a CDS encoding myo-inositol 2-dehydrogenase — protein sequence MKSLTAPLSIAALTETSLAMSPKILQVGVVGGGDVAQIVHLPTFMFLSDLFKVVTVCDISRKTADHCRAKFNIPHATTNPDDIFNDPAIDVVVILTSDEYHAPYTIAALKAGKNVLLEKPMTLSLQAADEIIDAETKAPSNARVFLGYMRRYAPSLQAFKREIASIDKIKYARVRDIIGPNAYFIGQSGAYSQKYHDDIPTEVSEDRKARLAVLLGQAWGQEPESLTAAQMDYCCLLGSLGSHGLSLMRNVLGGLPESVLASTDNARWYTAMFEYRNGTAPDDRFTCVYEMGIDSVPRFDSHVAVYGENKTVTICYDTPFVKGLGITVEIDELNEHGEKSHRSLQTSYEDAYTAELKEWYETVVHGKEVKTSAKDARDDLILFKMMMDKFPEHKKIKNSSDSTPFVPSGP from the coding sequence ATGAAATCTCTCACTGCACCGCTGTCTATCGCTGCATTAACTGAAACTTCTCTCGCCATGTCTCCCAAGATCCTGCAAGTTGGCGTAGTTGGCGGTGGTGACGTTGCACAGATCGTTCACCTTCCAACCTTTATGTTTCTGTCTGATCTCTTCAAGGTCGTCACCGTTTGCGACATTTCACGCAAGACGGCCGATCATTGTCGTGCCAAATTCAACATCCCCCACGCAACCACAAACCCAGACGACATCTTCAATGACCCGGCCATTGATGTCGTCGTCATCCTAACATCTGACGAGTACCACGCCCCGTATACCATTGCTGCACTGAAGGCCGGGAAAAACGTCTTGCTCGAGAAACCCATGACGCTCAGTCTACAAGCCGCCGACGAGATTATCGACGCCGAGACCAAGGCCCCCAGTAATGCCCGCGTCTTTTTGGGATACATGCGACGCTACGCTCCAAGCCTCCAAGCCTTCAAACGTGAGATCGCCTCCATTGACAAGATCAAGTACGCTCGCGTTCGCGACATCATCGGCCCCAATGCCTATTTCATCGGGCAATCGGGAGCATACTCTCAAAAGTACCATGATGACATACCAACCGAGGTGTCGGAGGACAGAAAGGCGCGACTGGCCGTCTTACTAGGCCAAGCCTGGGGACAAGAGCCGGAATCGCTCACAGCCGCGCAGATGGACTACTGCTGCCTCCTCGGCAGTCTCGGGAGTCACGGTCTCAGCCTCATGAGGAACGTGCTAGGTGGACTCCCGGAATCGGTTCTCGCTTCGACGGACAACGCGCGCTGGTACACGGCCATGTTCGAGTACCGAAACGGCACCGCCCCCGACGACAGGTTCACGTGCGTCTACGAGATGGGCATTGACTCTGTGCCGAGGTTCGACTCTCATGTTGCCGTCTACGGGGAGAACAAGACTGTCACGATTTGCTATGATACACCGTTCGTCAAGGGCCTCGGCATCACGGTGGAGATTGACGAGCTGAACGAGCACGGAGAAAAGTCCCACAGGTCTCTCCAAACCTCGTACGAGGATGCCTACACTGCAGAGTTGAAAGAGTGGTATGAGACTGTGGTTCACGGCAAAGAAGTCAAGACGTCTGCCAAGGACGCTCGAGATGATTTGATACTGTTCAAGATGATGATGGATAAGTTCCCCGAGCACAAAAAGATCAAGAACTCGTCTGATAGCACGCCTTTCGTACCGAGCGGCCCTTGA
- a CDS encoding FAD binding domain-containing protein produces MTTQTQAPVIIIGGSLVGLASALFLSARDVPVILFERHTSSSPHPRAIGYTSRTLELLQTVGISPDQLKVGSGPPGGKPRRVKVKSLAGEWADEQLWNNNANKENGAGPKGETKKPGSGSGGPPPQQKGGKVYAPIMGTAIAQDRLEPILRKRAVELGADLRLGWKMTSWSQSTDGVRVTAVNRESGEEVTVEGSYIVACDGARSIFREGLRIGTTGVGHLRSLCSVMFRCAPIEKFLERGFVQFSIEGREDGFEAFLVSYHDGRWALMWNAAEETIPDEEADADAKDTINVSNSNKMDARAQKDLVRKALGLGEDEIQDGDIELVTIGFWEMSARIAEKFAEGRVFLAGDAAHTLPPNRGGYGANTGFADAHNLAWKIAAVRSGVADEEILGTYDEERRPVALVRHDQLFARDDYKAYIRGDGGKGKKVGVIDDIAMELGQIYRSRGVDLGTEEALPDAMRPDEWKGQPGTRAPHLVVRKRDGKEISSLELFGRGWIVLSRDGEWKTAAVGAGCEFVHVGEDVVEVDEREGESFEETFGVGREGAVLVRPDGFVAWRVSGREDGDDEVFSEAFKRISFAL; encoded by the coding sequence ATGACGACGCAAACTCAAGCACCCGTGATAATCATAGGCGGCAGCCTAGTAGGCCTCGCCAGCGCCCTCTTCCTCTCCGCCCGCGACGTCCCCGTCATCCTATTCGAGCGCCACACCTCGAGCTCCCCGCACCCGCGCGCCATCGGGTACACCTCGCGCACGCTGGAACTCTTGCAGACTGTCGGCATCTCCCCTGATCAGCTGAAAGTCGGATCCGGTCCGCCGGGCGGGAAACCTCGTCGGGTGAAGGTCAAGAGTCTGGCGGGGGAGTGGGCCGATGAGCAGCTCTGGAATAACAACGCCAACAAGGAGAACGGTGCTGGCCCGAAGGGCGAGACCAAAAAACCTGGATCTGGTTCCGGTGGACCCCCGCCGCAGCAGAAAGGAGGCAAAGTCTATGCTCCCATCATGGGCACGGCGATCGCCCAAGACAGACTTGAACCCATCCTCCGCAAACGCGCCGTCGAGCTAGGCGCGGATCTCAGGCTCGGGTGGAAGATGACGTCCTGGAGCCAGTCAACGGACGGCGTACGCGTCACGGCCGTCAACAGAGAATCAGGGGAGGAAGTAACCGTCGAAGGATCGTACATTGTCGCCTGCGACGGCGCGCGGAGCATCTTCCGCGAGGGCCTGAGGATCGGGACGACGGGCGTGGGACACTTGCGGAGTCTGTGCAGCGTCATGTTCCGGTGCGCGCCGATTGAGAAGTTTCTGGAGCGCGGATTCGTGCAGTTCTCGATCGAGGGGCGCGAAGACGGGTTTGAGGCGTTTCTGGTGAGTTATCACGATGGGAGGTGGGCGTTGATGTGGAATGCCGCCGAGGAGACCATCCCCGACGAGGAGGCCGATGCCGACGCCAAGGACACGATCAACgtcagcaacagcaacaagaTGGACGCCCGCGCGCAAAAGGACCTCGTCCGCAAAGCCCTCGGTCTCGGCGAGGACGAGATCCAGGACGGGGATATCGAGCTGGTGACGATTGGGTTCTGGGAGATGAGCGCGCGGATCGCGGAGAAGTTTGCCGAGGGACGGGTGTTTCTCGCGGGCGACGCGGCGCATACGTTGCCGCCTAACCGGGGCGGGTACGGCGCCAACACGGGGTTCGCGGACGCGCATAACTTGGCGTGGAAGATTGCTGCTGTTAGGAGCGGGGTGGCGGACGAGGAGATTCTGGGCACGTATGATGAGGAGAGGAGGCCTGTTGCGCTTGTGAGGCATGATCAGCTCTTTGCGAGGGATGATTACAAGGCGTATATCCGGGGTGATGGGGGGAAGGGGAAGAAGGTCGGGGTGATTGACGATATTGCCATGGAGTTGGGGCAGATTTATCGGTCTAGGGGGGTGGATTTGGGGACAGAAGAGGCTTTGCCTGATGCGATGAGGCCTGATGAGTGGAAGGGTCAGCCCGGGACGAGGGCGCCTCATTTGGTGGTTAGGAAGAGGGATGGGAAAGAGATTTCGAGTTTGGAGTTGTTTGGGCGTGGGTGGATTGTGCTCTCGAGGGACGGGGAGTGGAAGACTGCTGCTGTTGGTGCTGGGTGTGAGTTTGTTCATGTTGGAGAGGATGTCGTCGAGGTTGACGAGAGGGAGGGCGAGAGCTTTGAGGAAACGTTTGGGGTTGGGAGGGAGGGCGCTGTGTTGGTGAGGCCTGATGGGTTTGTTGCCTGGAGGGTTAGCGGAAGGGAGGATGGTGATGATGAGGTATTTTCTGAGGCTTTCAAGCGGATTTCTTTTGCGTTGTAG